In Salvelinus namaycush isolate Seneca chromosome 12, SaNama_1.0, whole genome shotgun sequence, the DNA window ctacctctgCATGGCTCGTGGAGCAGTTAGGGAGAGCAGCTCCTCAAGTAGGGGGAACAGATTGCCTTTTGACTGACTGAGGGGGCTGCAGGAAGTAATCACACAGAAAATTGGCCTGGAATTGCACTTTTCAGCGTTTTGACTGAGCGGGTACATCGTATATGGCTGAACGAGCGGAGGCCAGGGGAGCACTTATCATGACACATTAGCCCCCAGTTTATCAGTGCACTCcatcacccaccaaccaaccaGCCCACATTCAAACACAAGCATGCTGAGAAATGCAAGAAACACATACTTCTATGGAAGCGTTTAGATGTAAACTGAAACCTAGGgagtttttctcttttttttttattctcacaattcctctcctctctcgttctctctgtacAGATCTGAGAGTGCCTCGGCCACTCATCCTGCCTCATTACCCGGAGAATGCTACAGCGGTTGTAGGGGGACAGGTTAAGCTGCTGTGTAAGGTCCACCGGCCGGCCTTCACCAAGGTTCAGTGGCTGAAGAGAGACGGAGATCGCCTGGGAGCCGAGGGCCAGCCACATCTTAGAGTTCTGACGGCACTCCAGAGCAACATCTCCAAAGTGAACTCTCTGTCTCTGAGCAACGTTTCTCTGGAGGACACTGGGGAGTACATCTGTATGGCTGAGACCACCACACAAGCTGGACACCAGCTTCAGTCTATGCAGTCTGCCTGGCTACAGGTTCTACCAGGTAAACCAGAGTTTATTAATCAGGCTATGAGATGCTTCTcacatagaattaggaattagaatacataatttaataggatctctaggGCTTTCCATTCAGTGTAGCCTTGTGTTTTATAGTCAATTATATCCTGATAGTAATTGATGACTAACAACACTAACTAGTTGGAAGTCAATGTATATTAATCTCATACCTTGTCTTTCCTGTTAGGGACCCTGATCTCTCATTCCCTGGACCAAAGTACGGCCATTGAAGTCCCAGCAGGTAATGGCCATTGAACTGCCTCTATCCCAGTggagtagagagaacagagaggagtaTGAATGAGGATGACAGGGGCCATCTGTGTGACTGAGAGGCTGTTTGGTGGGCTGAAACGGAGCTTTCTCTCCGAGCCTGCCTCTTAGACCGCCACTGAACCATTGCCACCCCATCGATTTGTTTGTGAAGGCCCATCCGCTGTCACGCTACAACACGTTCATTAGCTTCATCCTTtttatctttctttcttttctcttttaTTTTTTCGGATAGCTAGCTTGCTCTCGCTCCCACAATGATCTATGCTGAACAAAACAAGGAgcaaagagaggtggagaggcctCCGGTCGCCATGGGATAAAAATGTTGTATGTGTCGGGTGGGTCAGGGGGATAATGTGGGTGAGAATTGAAAGGTCATAATTGAGGAAATGGCCACTCTTTTTAAAACAAGATGTGCCCACtgattgtactgtgtgtgtacgtgtcttTTAGCGTGTGTCAATACTCACGTGTTTGTTTTGTCTCCCCATTGTCCCTGCAGTTGTCCTGGATGACCTTGGTGAGGACACCAATGAGCACCTGCTCCTGGAACCGGGTGATGTCCTCAAGTTGCGCTGTGACACCAACCGACCAGGGGGCGTGTACTGGTACAAAGAGTGGACCCGGGTGCTGCACACCGCCCGCATCCAGATCCGCGGGGGCGTTATAGAGATCACGGACGTGACGTACGAGGATTctggggtgtatgtgtgtgtcctccGGGGAACCAAGGAGCCCCTCAGGAACTTCACCATCACTGTAGCAGGTGAGGTCTGGATCTAGAAAAATAAGATCTGAGCCTTAGAGATACATGTAGGATCCAATTTAGTTTTAGGTTCTATTGATCAATTTCTATGTTCTAAGTTCACCCTTTCTGAATGATCAGTTATGATAAAGTTATTAACTCTTTTCATGTCTTTATGCTACTCTCTCAGACTCACTGGGCTcaggtgatgatgatgaggacAATGGTCTAGAAGACACGTCAGCTGAGATAGATAATGACCAGGTCTACTTCACAAGAGGTCCCTACTGGACCCACACCCAGCGCATGGAGAAGAAGCTGTACGCAGTGCCGGCAGGGAACACGGTCAAGTTCCGCTGCCCGGCAATGGGCAGCCCTCTGCCCTTCATCCGTTGGCTGAAGAACGGACACGAGTTCAGGGGAGAGCACCGCATTGGAGGCATCAAGGTGAGATAGTGACCAACCTGGAAgcaaagacagaaagagagtggcTAAGgtggggaagagaaggagggtcaaggagggagggggagaaagacgGTGGATCGCGGTTTTCTTTATTAGTGTATAACCTCCACATACTTTGGCCTCAACCCTGGTACCTGACATTTAGTCTCAATAGGGAAGTAACACATTGTGAATCTATTTAAACTGGATCCATCAACAACAAGTTACCATAGAGACAGACAAGCACTTCCAAAGGACAAGCCCATATAACTTGTATCCATAGGAACAGTCCAACACACAACGTATAGACCACCCATTTCTAACGTGTCCGTTTTGTACATTTATAGTTGAGACACCAGCACTGGAGCCTGGTGATGGAGAGTGTGGTGCCTTCAGACCGTGGGAACTACACCTGTCTGGTGGAGAACAAATACGGCTCCATCACACACAGCTACCTTCTGGACGTGCTGGGTAAGAACACACTCACCCACTTCACAACAAAAACCTCTCTTCACCTACCCAACAATAGTCTGCTGTTTGCTCATCTGACATTCAACTCGCAAAGCTGGGAGTCATAGTATGGGAAATTAGCAAAAGTAATTCCCTCCACCATCCTCTAATTCAACCAAATTCTGTCAAACTTAACACAAGCCCTGCCTCTCCATAATGACTGAAAGTAAAGTTGGCATAAACTCATTATAAAGTCTGCACAGCTAGTCAAAGCTCCATGGTGTGTGCAGTACTATACGGTATTGTCACCACCCTCCTACACCCATCACCACCCCACTCTAGACATCTAGACACAGGCCCGTCTCCCCGCGGAGCCACTGCCGACCCATGATACTTAGCACATGTCAGACCTAATTACTGTCACGTCCCAGCTCTCTCCCCGCTCTGCCCCAGCGGCGTCTTACtagacacagagaaacacagaggtTCTAAAGCCCACCTCAGACAGAAGGAGGAAAGAGCCGAGGAGGGAGCCGCCAGAGAGGCTGGGCCCACGGGGGCGCCACGATTCAACCAGCACCCGGGGCTTTAGAAGTTCACCGGGATGTTttatgatagagagagagacacagacacagaggcagtAAATATCTGGACTGTCGGGGGAAAAGAGGTTGAGAGGCCGGGGGGGGGACTGGCGTCAGCCGTGGCAGGAAGAGGAGAGATAGCGTCCCAACCAGTTTTCCCCCCGACCTGTGACTGGCCAGTTTGTTTCGCCGGCTTGGCAGTCCGGCGTGGGGTCAACTACTGTCTCCAGAAGCATGCGAGGGGGAAAAGAGCatgcatacagagagagagagatagagagagagagatagagagacttcAAGGCTGGCCTGGCTAGAAAAGAAAGCTGCTAATGAAACCAATTAGTGAGACTGACTGAGTATGGCTGGCGTTGGTTGTGAGAGACCCTGCCTGCTTATCGGTCCCTTCCCCTTTGGCGATGCTGTGCTGCACTGCGATCAGTCAGATTAACACTGGTCATTACCACTGGCCTTTCTCTCCATGCCTCTGAAACGCCACATGTAGAAAACTAAAATACTGTTATTTTAGATTAGTATTTACTTCAATGGCGAGTACTTCTGGCAGTTCAGTCAGCGATGTGCTCCTTTGAACAGAGGAATTTCCCGCTCGCTGTCTCCCTGGCCGAACTTTGAACTCTTCCCCCAGTCAAGGGGAATCCTCAATGCCCTCTGGAGTCTAACactttctctctgtatttcaccctccctccccctacctcGCTCTTTGTTTTCAGAGCGCTCCCCACACAGGCCTATCCTGCAAGCTGGTCTGCCAGCCAACACTACAGCGGTGGTGGGCACTGATGTCCAGTTCTTCTGTAAGGTCTACAGCGATGCCCAGCCTCACATCCAGTGGCTGAAACACATTGAGAGAAACGGCAGCCGCTACGGCCCAGACGGGACTCCTTACGTTCAGATACTGAAGACAGGCAGCCTAAACATGTCGGAGGTGGAAGTTCTCTACCTGACTAATGTGACCATGGAGGATGCTGGAGAGTACACCTGTCTGGCTGGAAACTCCATCGGCTACTCCTACCAGTCTGCCTGGCTCACTGTCCTCTCAGGTACGTTTATTACTCAAACAATAGTATGGCAACATATGGCCAAAGTAAGGAATCTAGAAGAGTTCAGAAGAAATGGTCCCTTGTCTTTTGGGTCAACATACTACAGGTCTTTTTGTATCGTCAAAGGAGTTCAGAAGGAATTGTCACTTGAGCTTGAGACAGTCAGTCTCTAACCAATCCTCTTATTTCCTTCTCATTGTCTTCTTCTCACAGAAGAGGACGTGGCTGACGAGGTGGACTTAATGGAGACCAAGTACACTGACATCATCATCTACGCGTCTGGCTTCCTGGCTCTGGTCATGGCCATCGTGATTGTGGTGCTGTGTCGCATGCAGGTCAACCCAAGCAGAGAACCCTTCGATGTCCTCCCCGTCCAGAAACTCTCCAAGTTCCCCCTCCGCAGACAGTACTCTGTGGATTCCAACTCGTCAGGGAAGTCCAGTGCGTCTCTGATGAGAGTGGCCCGCCTGTCTTCCAGCTGCTCCCCCATGCTGGCCGGAGTCATGGAGTTTGAACTGCCCTACGACCCCGACTGGGAGTTTCACAGGGAGAAGTAAGTCCTGCTTTGACTTCCTCGTTTGTTAGGGGTTTTGTTGAAGTTCCTTAATGGTCATTGAGTTCCTCCATCTTGAATGTGTGTTTTGGTTTCTGTTGTGTTCCATGATTCTTCACTGTACTGACCATCATTGTCCTTCCTCTTTCCAGTCTGACTTTAGGGAAGCCACTGGGTGAGGGCTGCTTCGGTCAGGTGGTCAGAGCTGAGGCCTATGGGATCAACAAGGACCATCAGGAGAACATCTCCACTGTGGCCGTCAAGATGTTGAAAGGTATGAGCTAGGTACCAGCTTCTTAGGAGGAGACAAGACAATGACTAGTATTTACTATTAACTCTATTTCCAGATATGTTCATAAGACGTAAAATGTGTGTCCCTCTCGTTCCCCAGATGATGCCACAGACAAAGACCTGTCAGATCTCATATCTGAAATGGAGCTGATGAAGGTGATGGACAAGCACAAGAACATCATTAACCTCCTGGGGGTGTGCACACAAGAAGGTGAGTTCAGGACAAAAGTTCACAACAGATAATGCTACTATCTCACTTTTGCTCCTCACTCATTTgactctagccctgctcattgaAGTTGCCATTATTGGTGGCCCCATGCCTCCAGGCATCCTCAGTGAGGGTGGACTCAATCACAAActttctcctctcccccatcaGGTCCTCTGTACGTGCTGGTAGAGTATGCGTCTAAAGGCAGCCTCAGGGAGTACCTGCGGGCCCGACGGCCCCCTGGCATGGACTATACCTTTGATGTGACCAAAGTGCCAGAGGAGCAGCTCACCTTCAAAGACCTGCTGTCCTGTGCCTACCAGGTGGCGCGTGGCATGGAGTACCTGGCCTCCAA includes these proteins:
- the LOC120057032 gene encoding fibroblast growth factor receptor 4-like isoform X1; translated protein: MVNACTVCMVIFCLTVGLLTKAITPEDGKTQDLRVPRPLILPHYPENATAVVGGQVKLLCKVHRPAFTKVQWLKRDGDRLGAEGQPHLRVLTALQSNISKVNSLSLSNVSLEDTGEYICMAETTTQAGHQLQSMQSAWLQVLPGTLISHSLDQSTAIEVPAVVLDDLGEDTNEHLLLEPGDVLKLRCDTNRPGGVYWYKEWTRVLHTARIQIRGGVIEITDVTYEDSGVYVCVLRGTKEPLRNFTITVADSLGSGDDDEDNGLEDTSAEIDNDQVYFTRGPYWTHTQRMEKKLYAVPAGNTVKFRCPAMGSPLPFIRWLKNGHEFRGEHRIGGIKLRHQHWSLVMESVVPSDRGNYTCLVENKYGSITHSYLLDVLERSPHRPILQAGLPANTTAVVGTDVQFFCKVYSDAQPHIQWLKHIERNGSRYGPDGTPYVQILKTGSLNMSEVEVLYLTNVTMEDAGEYTCLAGNSIGYSYQSAWLTVLSEEDVADEVDLMETKYTDIIIYASGFLALVMAIVIVVLCRMQVNPSREPFDVLPVQKLSKFPLRRQYSVDSNSSGKSSASLMRVARLSSSCSPMLAGVMEFELPYDPDWEFHRENLTLGKPLGEGCFGQVVRAEAYGINKDHQENISTVAVKMLKDDATDKDLSDLISEMELMKVMDKHKNIINLLGVCTQEGPLYVLVEYASKGSLREYLRARRPPGMDYTFDVTKVPEEQLTFKDLLSCAYQVARGMEYLASKRCIHRDLAARNVLVTEDNVMKIADFGLARGVHQIDYYKKTTNGRLPVKWMAPEALFDRVYTHQSDVWSFGVLMWEIFTLGGSPYPGIPVEELFKLLKEGHRMDKPSNCTHELPVCLCVYTLILTSPVCLCVYTLILTSPVCLCVYTLILTSPICLCVYTLVLTSPVCLCVYTLVLTSPVCLCVYTLILTSPVCLCVYTLVLTSPVCLCVYTLVLTSPVCLCVYTLILTSPVCLCVYTLILTSPVCLCVYTLILTSPVCLCVYTLILTSPVCLCVYTLILTSPICLCVYTLILTSPICLCVYTLVLTSPVCLCVYTLILTSPVCLCVYTLVLTSPVCLCVYTLVRTSPVCLCVYTLVLTSPVCLCVYTLVLTSPVCLCIYTLILTSPVCLCVYTLVLTSPVCLCVYTLILTSPVCLCVCVQLHEDEGVLACCAHTTTHLQTAGGGARQSAAVYL
- the LOC120057032 gene encoding fibroblast growth factor receptor 4-like isoform X2, with the translated sequence MVNACTVCMVIFCLTVGLLTKAITPEDGKTQDLRVPRPLILPHYPENATAVVGGQVKLLCKVHRPAFTKVQWLKRDGDRLGAEGQPHLRVLTALQSNISKVNSLSLSNVSLEDTGEYICMAETTTQAGHQLQSMQSAWLQVLPGTLISHSLDQSTAIEVPAVVLDDLGEDTNEHLLLEPGDVLKLRCDTNRPGGVYWYKEWTRVLHTARIQIRGGVIEITDVTYEDSGVYVCVLRGTKEPLRNFTITVADSLGSGDDDEDNGLEDTSAEIDNDQVYFTRGPYWTHTQRMEKKLYAVPAGNTVKFRCPAMGSPLPFIRWLKNGHEFRGEHRIGGIKLRHQHWSLVMESVVPSDRGNYTCLVENKYGSITHSYLLDVLERSPHRPILQAGLPANTTAVVGTDVQFFCKVYSDAQPHIQWLKHIERNGSRYGPDGTPYVQILKTGSLNMSEVEVLYLTNVTMEDAGEYTCLAGNSIGYSYQSAWLTVLSEEDVADEVDLMETKYTDIIIYASGFLALVMAIVIVVLCRMQVNPSREPFDVLPVQKLSKFPLRRQYSVDSNSSGKSSASLMRVARLSSSCSPMLAGVMEFELPYDPDWEFHRENLTLGKPLGEGCFGQVVRAEAYGINKDHQENISTVAVKMLKDDATDKDLSDLISEMELMKVMDKHKNIINLLGVCTQEGPLYVLVEYASKGSLREYLRARRPPGMDYTFDVTKVPEEQLTFKDLLSCAYQVARGMEYLASKRCIHRDLAARNVLVTEDNVMKIADFGLARGVHQIDYYKKTTNGRLPVKWMAPEALFDRVYTHQSDVWSFGVLMWEIFTLGGSPYPGIPVEELFKLLKEGHRMDKPSNCTHELYMKMRECWHAVPTQRPTFKQLVEELDRVLLSISDEYLDLSTPFEQYSPSCEDTSSSCSSDNDSVFIHDALSTDPCLLGYHDVHSRVDLKTALR